A single region of the Anabaena sphaerica FACHB-251 genome encodes:
- a CDS encoding ATP-grasp domain-containing protein produces the protein MRFLFPSDYFNPKKADAAYSEQVACMQNAGFATSVISLESLGSGSSKIIPVPTPGSKLVYRGWMLSPKDYELLVNVVESTGASVLTSQAKYLATHYLPNWYPLITDLTPETKFYAVNDDLESELNRLGWNKFFIKDYVKSLKTSVGSIINQPSEIKTVVAQMKKFRGTIEGGICVRRLEDFVPETERRYFVLFGKPFAPLPDEEIPEIVFECAKRIKSQFFSVDVIERRDGTKRIVEIGDGQVSDIVGWTAERFSQLWVD, from the coding sequence GTGAGATTTCTTTTTCCTAGCGATTACTTCAATCCTAAAAAAGCAGATGCAGCGTACTCAGAGCAAGTTGCTTGTATGCAGAATGCTGGGTTTGCAACTTCCGTCATTTCTTTGGAGTCCTTGGGGTCTGGTTCATCAAAGATTATTCCCGTCCCCACTCCTGGTTCAAAATTAGTATATCGAGGTTGGATGCTCTCGCCCAAAGATTACGAGTTATTAGTTAATGTCGTAGAAAGTACAGGGGCAAGTGTCTTGACTTCCCAGGCTAAATATCTAGCCACACACTATCTTCCCAATTGGTATCCCCTAATTACTGATTTAACTCCAGAGACTAAATTTTATGCCGTCAATGATGACTTAGAGAGTGAGTTGAACCGACTTGGCTGGAATAAATTTTTTATTAAAGATTATGTTAAATCTCTCAAAACCTCAGTTGGCTCGATAATTAATCAACCTTCAGAAATCAAAACAGTAGTTGCCCAAATGAAAAAGTTTCGAGGCACGATTGAAGGAGGTATTTGTGTGCGCCGTCTTGAAGATTTTGTACCTGAAACAGAAAGGCGTTACTTTGTCTTATTTGGTAAACCTTTTGCCCCTTTACCAGATGAAGAAATTCCAGAAATTGTTTTTGAGTGTGCCAAGCGAATTAAGAGCCAGTTTTTTTCTGTGGATGTAATAGAACGTAGAGATGGCACTAAACGGATAGTAGAAATAGGTGATGGGCAGGTGTCAGATATTGTTGGATGGACAGCTGAACGTTTTTCTCAACTGTGGGTAGATTGA